From Candidatus Baltobacteraceae bacterium, the proteins below share one genomic window:
- a CDS encoding nickel-dependent hydrogenase large subunit, protein MAIKDMPGSTQDTGGSRLVEMSWDPITRIVGSLGIYTKIDFKARKVAECHSTSSVFRGYSIFMKGKDPRDAHFITSRICGICGDNHATCSCYAQNMAFKVKPPHLGEWIINLGEAAEYMFDHNIFQENLVGVDFCETMVRETNPSVWEKAKKTEAPHAADHGYRTIADIMTALNPFTGDFYREALVISRYTREMFCLMEGRHVHPSTLYAGGTGTVATIQLFTDYLTRLMRYVEYMKRCVPLHDDLFDFFYEALPGYEAVGQRRILLGCWGSFQDPDYCNFEYKDMTDWGRHMFVTPGVVVDGKLVTNDLVQINLGIRILLGSSYYNDWENQETFVQRDPLGNPVDRRHPWNMHTLPTPKKRDFSGEYSWVMSPRWYDGKDYLALDTGGGAIARLWSTALSGLVDIGYVKATGNSVVINLPASATKPAKTFEWKVPKWSNTIERDRARTYFQAYAAGCALHFLDKALAEIRAGHTKTWEQFKVPKDAIGCGFTEAVRGVLSHHMVIRDGKIANYHPWPPTPWNANPRDSYGTPGPYEDAVQNTPLFEENGPETFRGIDIMRSVRSFDPCLPCGVHMWLGEGKVLEQVHSPFYPME, encoded by the coding sequence ATGGCCATCAAAGATATGCCGGGCTCTACGCAGGATACCGGCGGCAGCCGGCTTGTCGAGATGTCGTGGGATCCGATCACACGCATCGTCGGAAGCCTCGGCATTTACACGAAGATCGACTTCAAAGCCCGCAAGGTCGCCGAGTGCCACAGCACGTCGTCGGTCTTCCGCGGCTACAGTATCTTCATGAAAGGCAAGGACCCGCGCGACGCGCACTTCATCACGAGCCGCATCTGCGGAATCTGCGGTGACAACCACGCGACTTGTTCGTGCTACGCGCAGAACATGGCGTTCAAGGTGAAGCCTCCCCACCTGGGCGAGTGGATCATCAACCTCGGCGAGGCCGCCGAGTACATGTTCGATCACAACATCTTCCAGGAGAACCTCGTCGGCGTCGACTTCTGCGAGACGATGGTGCGCGAGACCAATCCGAGCGTGTGGGAAAAGGCCAAGAAGACCGAGGCGCCGCACGCGGCCGATCACGGATACCGCACGATCGCCGATATCATGACGGCGCTCAATCCGTTCACCGGGGACTTCTACCGCGAAGCCTTGGTCATCAGCCGGTACACTCGCGAGATGTTCTGCCTCATGGAAGGGCGCCACGTTCATCCGTCGACCCTCTACGCCGGCGGAACGGGAACCGTTGCGACCATTCAGCTCTTTACCGACTACCTGACGCGGCTCATGCGCTATGTGGAGTACATGAAACGCTGCGTGCCGCTGCACGACGACCTCTTCGACTTTTTCTACGAGGCCTTGCCGGGCTACGAAGCGGTCGGGCAGCGTCGCATTCTGCTCGGCTGCTGGGGCAGTTTCCAAGACCCCGACTACTGTAATTTCGAATATAAAGATATGACCGATTGGGGCCGTCACATGTTCGTGACGCCCGGCGTCGTCGTGGACGGAAAGCTCGTCACCAACGATCTCGTGCAGATCAATCTCGGCATTCGCATCCTGCTCGGCAGTTCGTACTACAACGACTGGGAGAACCAGGAGACGTTCGTGCAACGCGACCCGCTAGGCAACCCGGTCGATCGGCGTCATCCGTGGAACATGCACACGCTGCCCACGCCGAAGAAACGCGACTTCAGCGGCGAGTACAGCTGGGTGATGTCCCCGCGCTGGTACGACGGCAAGGACTATCTCGCGCTCGATACGGGCGGCGGCGCCATCGCGCGGCTCTGGTCGACCGCGCTTTCGGGGCTCGTCGACATCGGCTACGTCAAGGCGACCGGCAACAGCGTCGTCATCAACCTTCCGGCCTCGGCAACCAAGCCGGCCAAGACGTTCGAATGGAAGGTTCCGAAGTGGAGCAACACGATTGAGCGCGATCGTGCGCGCACCTACTTCCAAGCGTATGCGGCCGGCTGCGCGCTGCACTTCCTCGACAAAGCGCTCGCCGAAATCCGCGCCGGACACACGAAAACGTGGGAGCAGTTCAAGGTTCCCAAAGATGCGATCGGCTGCGGCTTTACCGAAGCGGTGCGCGGCGTGCTATCGCACCACATGGTGATTCGCGACGGCAAAATCGCGAACTATCACCCGTGGCCGCCGACGCCGTGGAACGCGAATCCGCGCGACAGCTACGGCACCCCGGGGCCGTACGAAGACGCCGTGCAAAACACGCCGCTCTTCGAAGAGAACGGGCCCGAGACTTTCAGAGGCATCGACATCATGCGCTCGGTGCGCAGCTTCGACCCCTGCCTGCCGTGCGGCGTGCACATGTGGCTGGGCGAAGGCAAGGTGCTCGAGCAAGTGCACTCGCCGTTCTATCCGATGGAATGA
- a CDS encoding hydrogenase maturation nickel metallochaperone HypA, producing MHEVSVALSIIDGVSEQALVSPGTVVAVHVRIGAFSGVQKDALMFAWELVSEGTVARGARLLIEDVPVAVKCPECGYDGPPVPPLACPACGAVGCPIVRGRELDVVAMEVDDDAAVDRRSTVDTQEERHART from the coding sequence ATGCATGAAGTATCGGTAGCACTCTCCATAATCGACGGCGTTAGCGAGCAAGCGCTCGTGAGCCCTGGCACGGTGGTGGCCGTCCACGTGCGGATCGGCGCCTTTTCGGGCGTCCAAAAAGATGCGCTGATGTTTGCGTGGGAATTGGTTTCCGAAGGCACGGTCGCACGGGGCGCGCGACTGCTCATCGAGGACGTACCGGTCGCCGTAAAGTGCCCCGAATGCGGCTACGACGGTCCGCCCGTCCCGCCGCTGGCTTGCCCCGCGTGCGGGGCAGTCGGTTGCCCGATCGTACGCGGACGCGAACTGGATGTTGTCGCTATGGAGGTGGACGATGACGCTGCGGTTGATCGACGTTCAACAGTCGATACTCAAGAAGAACGGCACGCTCGCACGTGA
- the hypB gene encoding hydrogenase nickel incorporation protein HypB, giving the protein MTLRLIDVQQSILKKNGTLARELRERFKESGTYVVNLLSSPGAGKTTLLEATLGALRPALRVAALVGDQATENDAVRLARSGAPVKQIVTGAECRLDAQMIERALAGWDLGEPDLLAIENVGNLICPAEYDLGEDLRVVVFSVTEGEDKPLKYPLAFNTADIALVTKTDLAEATGFDRSTALENIRRVHPGIIIIELSARTGAGMDLWLAFLTTHITRKRRTEDRPTPAPMLRQAQHDKKQTPAPLSS; this is encoded by the coding sequence ATGACGCTGCGGTTGATCGACGTTCAACAGTCGATACTCAAGAAGAACGGCACGCTCGCACGTGAGCTGCGCGAGCGCTTCAAAGAGAGCGGCACATATGTCGTAAACCTGCTCTCGAGTCCCGGTGCCGGCAAGACGACGCTGCTGGAAGCGACGCTCGGCGCGCTGCGCCCGGCGTTGCGCGTGGCGGCATTGGTCGGCGATCAAGCGACGGAAAACGATGCCGTGCGGCTCGCGCGCAGCGGCGCGCCCGTCAAACAGATCGTCACCGGCGCGGAGTGCCGCCTCGACGCTCAGATGATCGAACGCGCGCTCGCCGGATGGGATTTGGGCGAGCCCGATTTACTGGCCATCGAAAATGTCGGCAACCTCATTTGTCCCGCCGAATACGACTTGGGCGAAGACCTGCGCGTCGTCGTTTTCTCGGTGACCGAAGGCGAAGACAAGCCGTTGAAGTATCCGTTGGCCTTCAACACCGCCGATATCGCGCTCGTCACCAAAACCGATCTCGCCGAAGCGACCGGTTTCGACCGCAGCACCGCACTCGAGAACATCCGTCGGGTACACCCCGGCATCATCATCATCGAACTCTCCGCCCGCACCGGCGCCGGCATGGACCTCTGGCTAGCCTTCCTAACCACCCACATCACCCGCAAACGCCGAACCGAAGACCGCCCCACCCCCGCACCCATGCTTCGACAAGCTCAGCATGACAAAAAACAAACGCCCGCCCCCTTGTCATCCTGA